One window from the genome of Spirochaetota bacterium encodes:
- the rplI gene encoding 50S ribosomal protein L9, translating to MKVILQKDIPNLGEAGDVKEVAEGYARNFLLPKKLVIPYNESSAKAIEHQKKLVKIKKEKRKKEGQKLVEALSNVALTIGAQVGEEDKLFGSVTAIDIAQKLSQMGYSIDKRKIVLPEPIKKAGEHEVKIKLDEGLSATIKVTVVKE from the coding sequence TCCCAATTTAGGTGAAGCAGGCGATGTAAAAGAGGTTGCAGAAGGATATGCACGCAATTTCCTTTTGCCTAAAAAACTTGTTATCCCTTATAATGAATCAAGTGCAAAAGCAATAGAACATCAGAAGAAGCTTGTAAAAATAAAGAAAGAAAAACGCAAAAAAGAAGGGCAGAAACTTGTAGAAGCATTATCCAATGTTGCTCTGACAATTGGTGCTCAGGTTGGGGAAGAGGATAAATTGTTTGGTTCAGTTACTGCAATTGATATAGCCCAGAAGCTTTCACAGATGGGGTACTCTATCGATAAAAGAAAAATAGTGTTGCCTGAGCCAATAAAGAAGGCCGGGGAACATGAAGTAAAGATTAAATTGGATGAAGGGCTGTCTGCAACCATTAAGGTTACTGTGGTGAAGGAGTAA
- the dnaB gene encoding replicative DNA helicase: MLDAGMPPHDVEAEAACLSSILLSKDALLKVIEILQVEDFYIDAHRMIYEAIRELEIKAIPIDLITIKQRLIDKKQFEKAGGDPALVNIYRTVSTAANAEFYANRVKELSLRRKLIETCTTIAEKSYDTTLDTKVLLDDAEKDIFLITQRRITSDFESLASVLKLTLEDIGHMYETKRPVTGIASGFTDLDAMLTGFHESELIIIAARPSMGKTALALNIANHVALREKQPTLFFSLEMPATQLATRILCIESMIDMQHVRTGQISSEQLRKLIDVSGRLEKSPMFIDDTPGLSIFELRAKARRFAQKQKVGLIVVDYLQLIVSNNRLERHQQIAEISNALKQLARELSVPVIALSQLSRAVESRTDQKPQLSDLRESGAIEQDADVVLFIYREEKVKKETERIGIADIIVAKQRNGPTGTIELRFWDKYMKFGNVEKFREE; the protein is encoded by the coding sequence ATGCTTGATGCTGGCATGCCACCTCATGATGTTGAGGCCGAAGCTGCGTGCTTATCTTCTATATTATTAAGCAAAGATGCTTTATTAAAGGTTATTGAAATCCTCCAGGTGGAGGATTTCTACATTGATGCCCATAGAATGATTTATGAGGCTATCAGGGAATTAGAGATAAAAGCCATACCTATTGACCTTATTACAATCAAGCAACGGCTGATTGATAAAAAACAGTTTGAAAAAGCAGGTGGTGATCCTGCACTGGTTAATATATACCGTACAGTTTCCACTGCGGCTAATGCTGAGTTTTACGCTAACAGGGTAAAAGAGCTAAGCCTGCGGCGAAAACTCATAGAAACCTGTACCACTATAGCTGAAAAATCATACGATACTACGCTGGACACAAAAGTACTTCTTGATGATGCTGAAAAGGATATATTCCTCATTACCCAGCGCCGTATTACAAGCGATTTTGAAAGCTTAGCCAGTGTGTTGAAGCTGACTCTTGAAGATATAGGCCACATGTACGAAACAAAAAGGCCTGTTACCGGCATTGCAAGTGGATTTACTGATCTTGATGCCATGCTTACCGGTTTTCATGAATCTGAACTTATTATCATTGCTGCTCGTCCATCAATGGGGAAAACAGCACTTGCATTGAATATTGCCAATCATGTGGCATTGCGTGAAAAACAGCCTACACTATTCTTTTCACTTGAAATGCCTGCAACACAGCTTGCAACCCGAATATTGTGTATTGAATCAATGATTGATATGCAGCATGTACGAACCGGCCAGATAAGCAGCGAACAGTTGCGAAAGCTCATTGATGTTTCCGGCAGGCTGGAAAAATCCCCCATGTTCATAGATGACACACCAGGATTAAGTATTTTTGAACTCAGAGCAAAGGCACGGCGTTTTGCCCAGAAACAAAAGGTTGGACTTATAGTTGTTGATTATCTTCAGCTTATTGTGTCCAATAACAGGCTGGAACGCCATCAGCAGATAGCTGAAATCAGCAATGCCTTGAAGCAGCTTGCCCGTGAACTATCGGTTCCGGTTATTGCACTGTCCCAGTTATCACGTGCTGTGGAATCACGAACTGACCAGAAACCTCAGTTGTCTGACCTGCGTGAATCAGGAGCAATTGAACAGGATGCTGATGTTGTATTATTTATATACCGTGAAGAAAAAGTTAAAAAAGAAACTGAACGTATAGGCATAGCTGATATCATTGTGGCAAAACAGCGTAATGGTCCAACCGGAACAATTGAATTACGCTTCTGGGACAAGTATATGAAATTTGGGAATGTTGAAAAATTCCGTGAAGAATGA
- a CDS encoding ABC transporter permease, with the protein MNGTEITIPRTVIQFFESVGKHSLFFTQTVKWIFKPPFDAKNILTQMLEIGYKSLPVTCITLFFTGMVMALQIGKAMDSLMSGSSVFIGSAVSIAMFRELCPVLTALLLSGRVGSAIAAEIGTMRVTEQIDALITLDANPIQYLSVPRFLACLVMTPVLVVVTDVVGSLGGAFIAYFNLGITIDKYIENVFNYLGVMDFLTGIFKSVFFGIEIAIIACYQGFNTSGGAEGVGRATIRAVVASSMTILISDYFLTYLLQFIE; encoded by the coding sequence ATGAATGGCACTGAGATAACAATACCACGAACGGTTATTCAATTTTTTGAATCAGTAGGCAAACATTCACTGTTTTTTACACAAACCGTGAAATGGATTTTTAAGCCACCTTTTGATGCAAAAAACATCTTAACTCAGATGCTTGAAATAGGGTACAAGTCCTTACCGGTAACCTGTATCACCCTTTTTTTCACTGGCATGGTCATGGCATTGCAGATAGGCAAGGCCATGGATTCACTTATGTCAGGCTCATCAGTATTTATTGGAAGCGCTGTGTCTATTGCAATGTTCAGAGAATTGTGTCCCGTGCTTACTGCTCTGCTTTTATCAGGAAGGGTTGGTTCAGCCATAGCTGCTGAAATTGGCACCATGCGTGTCACAGAGCAGATTGATGCACTCATCACACTTGATGCTAATCCCATTCAGTATCTATCGGTTCCGCGTTTTTTAGCCTGCTTGGTTATGACGCCGGTATTGGTTGTTGTTACGGATGTTGTTGGTTCATTGGGTGGTGCATTCATAGCCTACTTTAATTTAGGGATAACTATCGACAAATATATTGAAAATGTTTTTAACTATTTAGGTGTCATGGACTTTTTAACAGGGATTTTTAAATCTGTTTTTTTTGGCATTGAAATTGCCATTATTGCCTGCTATCAGGGGTTTAACACTTCTGGTGGGGCTGAAGGTGTGGGCAGGGCCACAATACGGGCTGTTGTTGCTTCATCCATGACCATACTTATTTCAGATTATTTTCTTACCTATCTTTTGCAATTTATTGAGTAG
- a CDS encoding protein-L-isoaspartate O-methyltransferase: MKSLKKRKEEFISFLQKNKIPKRVLDAFAAVNQQDFFDEIYEDRLYGQLPIPIGRGETSDEPLALARMIQYCGIKKDFHVLEIGTGSGYSTAVIAQLAKSVTTIEIDEELAVRAKQRFKKIGLSNIRIFHGDGTDVDESVGFFDAILVLAGCKKRPLLLLHVAKPDSMIVFPMGPAHQQQIALMLNHRDDNVEGLYPVVFKEFCSFMPIIGIYG; the protein is encoded by the coding sequence ATGAAATCGCTGAAAAAAAGAAAAGAGGAATTTATTTCATTTTTGCAAAAAAATAAGATTCCCAAAAGGGTGCTGGATGCATTTGCAGCAGTTAATCAACAGGATTTTTTTGATGAAATATATGAAGACAGGTTATATGGTCAACTGCCAATTCCGATAGGCAGAGGCGAAACAAGCGATGAACCGCTTGCACTTGCTCGCATGATTCAGTATTGTGGCATAAAAAAAGATTTCCATGTTCTTGAGATTGGTACTGGTTCAGGCTATTCAACTGCAGTGATAGCGCAGCTTGCAAAATCAGTAACCACCATTGAAATAGATGAAGAACTTGCTGTACGTGCAAAGCAACGCTTTAAAAAAATAGGATTGTCAAATATTCGTATTTTTCATGGCGATGGCACAGATGTTGATGAATCGGTAGGTTTTTTTGATGCAATACTAGTACTGGCAGGTTGCAAAAAACGACCATTGCTGTTACTTCATGTTGCTAAACCTGATAGCATGATAGTATTCCCCATGGGTCCTGCGCATCAACAACAGATAGCACTGATGCTTAATCACAGGGATGATAATGTTGAAGGGCTGTATCCAGTTGTTTTCAAAGAGTTTTGCAGTTTCATGCCCATCATTGGTATTTATGGATGA
- a CDS encoding class I SAM-dependent methyltransferase, whose protein sequence is MKPYHYLAPYYDYMLKHVDYANWYHYLRMIMCRYINNPRTVLELGCGTGKFGPKFSMDDYEIYGMDKSLEMLKIAKVRAYKNYHIFCGDITKFALSKTIDFIFSVHDTFNYLLDYDDFSSALHCVHSCMNNDSIFLFDLTTEYNIKKNFHNKLLTFQIKGTDIQWYNEYDAHSKILYSKLTFTMHNTTLKEEHLQRLYTIDEILPLIEQCGLTVVDIVGDYTLKPPYEETIMVNFITRRAQR, encoded by the coding sequence ATGAAACCATATCATTACCTTGCACCCTACTACGACTATATGCTTAAACACGTTGATTATGCCAACTGGTATCATTACCTTAGAATGATAATGTGCAGGTATATTAATAATCCACGAACGGTTCTTGAGCTTGGATGTGGTACCGGAAAATTTGGGCCAAAGTTTTCAATGGATGATTACGAGATATATGGCATGGATAAATCACTTGAAATGTTAAAAATAGCAAAAGTGCGCGCCTATAAAAATTATCACATTTTTTGCGGTGATATTACAAAGTTTGCATTGTCAAAAACCATTGATTTTATTTTTTCTGTACATGATACATTCAACTATCTCCTTGATTATGATGATTTTTCCAGCGCATTACACTGCGTACATAGCTGCATGAACAACGACAGCATCTTTTTGTTTGACCTTACCACAGAGTATAATATCAAAAAAAATTTTCACAATAAGCTATTAACATTTCAAATTAAAGGCACCGATATTCAGTGGTACAATGAATATGATGCTCATTCAAAAATATTATACTCAAAGTTGACATTTACCATGCATAACACTACCCTGAAAGAAGAACATCTTCAGCGCTTATATACAATTGATGAAATACTACCTCTTATTGAACAATGTGGTCTTACAGTAGTTGATATTGTTGGGGATTACACTCTTAAGCCGCCTTATGAAGAAACAATTATGGTTAACTTTATAACAAGACGGGCACAACGATGA
- a CDS encoding ribonuclease H-like domain-containing protein: MNLKDKLNIYYTDSCNPVTDSSWIQEAGGETIATPFGQTITFVQHYPIASLHIDDTTNDIAAYCAMHRMERVTLDQCVFFDIETTSLTSGTGNYAFLIGLGYFSDNTFTVEQIFMRQYGEEPAVLFHCAERLNKFKAIVTFNGKTFDIPIIKTRYRINRIQGFPVSMPVIDLLKPARSIFKSIYASCSLKSLEELLLGITRTDDIPGYQIPDVYFTYQQTGCDSRLTAVIEHNRIDITSMVHLLVFFNSLYELIHTKQFDQVPTHLYKNIAKHLYSRNIQLFIELIEYAGHALLDNDHSLFKKYSTALKRSGHIEQALTFWEKNINLFSLEELAKHYEHRIKDYHKALNYCNWAIAHMKKLSDNQKLIEHYTARFTHRINRLNRKIQ, translated from the coding sequence ATGAATCTGAAGGACAAACTCAACATATACTACACTGACTCATGTAATCCTGTAACCGATAGTTCCTGGATACAAGAAGCAGGCGGGGAAACTATTGCCACACCATTTGGCCAAACTATTACGTTTGTACAGCACTACCCAATTGCATCGTTACACATCGATGATACCACTAATGACATTGCAGCCTACTGTGCAATGCATCGCATGGAACGTGTCACACTTGATCAGTGTGTTTTTTTTGATATAGAAACAACCTCACTCACCAGTGGAACAGGTAATTATGCATTTTTAATTGGCTTAGGATATTTCAGTGACAATACATTCACGGTTGAACAGATTTTCATGCGTCAGTATGGTGAAGAGCCTGCTGTACTTTTTCACTGTGCTGAACGTTTAAACAAATTTAAGGCAATTGTAACTTTCAATGGCAAAACCTTTGATATACCCATTATAAAAACGCGCTACAGGATTAACCGCATTCAGGGCTTTCCTGTTTCCATGCCCGTCATTGATTTACTCAAACCCGCACGCTCAATCTTTAAATCAATTTACGCAAGCTGTTCATTAAAATCACTTGAAGAGCTTCTGCTTGGGATTACCAGGACTGACGATATACCAGGCTACCAGATCCCCGATGTGTACTTTACCTATCAGCAAACCGGCTGTGACTCACGCCTTACCGCAGTCATTGAACATAATCGCATTGATATAACATCTATGGTTCATCTTCTTGTTTTTTTCAACTCACTGTATGAACTCATTCACACAAAACAGTTTGACCAGGTACCAACACACCTGTATAAAAATATTGCAAAGCATCTGTATTCGCGAAACATTCAATTGTTCATTGAACTCATTGAATATGCTGGCCATGCATTACTTGACAACGACCACTCCTTGTTTAAGAAGTATTCCACAGCATTAAAACGCTCTGGCCACATTGAGCAGGCACTTACATTCTGGGAAAAGAATATCAATCTCTTTTCACTTGAGGAATTGGCAAAACACTATGAACATCGTATCAAAGATTATCACAAAGCACTAAACTACTGTAATTGGGCGATAGCTCATATGAAAAAGCTTTCAGACAACCAAAAGCTCATTGAACACTACACCGCACGTTTTACCCATAGAATTAATCGGTTGAATAGAAAAATACAATGA